One Salvia miltiorrhiza cultivar Shanhuang (shh) chromosome 6, IMPLAD_Smil_shh, whole genome shotgun sequence genomic window, TCAGATGCTAGAGCGATGAGGCAGAAGCTCGACTCAATGACCACAATCTTGGAAGATCATGGCTTGAGATTCTCGTCTGACGACAAAACTTGCTTGAAGGAGGAGTTGAAAGTTCTGATGGAGAAGGTGGTGACGGCGGGCGAGAAGGTAAGGTTGATGGCTGAGAAGACCTCATCTTGAATGAAAAAGATTAGTAGCCTCATTTTGCAGTGATGAGATTCTTGATTACGATTGTTTTCTATGATTTTTGTCATATTTTCTAGTGGGAAAAATCAGTTGATGTTTATAGTAGTCCTAACAACTGACCTCATTTTGAAACACAGTGTTCCATCTTTTATGAATCTATGATGATTATCGTTTCATTTTTCTTTGGGTTTATTTTGCAGAATGTCTTGTTTGTTTTTGGATGTTTTTTCATGAGTTCGTTGATGTGTTGATACTGTATTTAGCTGTCTTGCTTAAATTTTTGGAACTGCATTTGTGAGTTGCCATATTACTCCATTTAATTACTTCTTGATggattaattatatgtaaatacattaataatattcaagttttaatttttaatcagGACTATTTCATTCCTCCATGAATTGAGTAtccatatttcatttttcgtcATTCTACAAAATgagtattcatttttttttttgggcaagTCCTTTAATTAATACCCTAaaaaagtgagacatttattTCACATCATACTCAATATATTTCTTAATATTCATGTCGTCTCCAAATGGGTACTGAtaaatactattttttattaattaatacttaAACTTTGAATATTTTGTAATCGGCCCGAATTAAATTTTTGATACATTTATCTTTATGTGGGTGCCATAATTAAATTGCGTGACGTGTTTTATATGAGCTAATTATGACGAAGAAAAAATGGGAAATGCTTTAGCGTCCATTTAGTAGAACTCAGCCATAAACATAGGATAAAATATTGAAGGAATTTTAGTTTGGGTCTAATATTAAAAGATTcagaatttataaattaatttatcaaaaaaatagtGCTTGTTAATAATTAGAATTTAGGTATATTTCGTGTATTTATAGATAATTAACATTTGTTTTATGTAATTGTGTCATTTATACTTTTTGGTGTTATACTATAccttactagcatttgcacccctaatttatataaaattaataccaacttaattattatatttataaatatattataaaataattttaattaaatatatttgattttaatattgaaaaaacaaaaaataaataagaattcataataataaaaattgatattatgaaaagacataaaaattaaaataataataaaaataaattaaaaaatagattcattcaaaaaaatgacagagaattttgtttattttaatatttaaatgaatataacttttacatttaaatcaaatatttatataaaaatatatcaaattaaagctcttatcgtgaattttattttgatacgcatattaaatattttgtaattagccaaatttcacaattttagaaagaaataaaagaaataagaagattaaaaaaagaaaatagaaagaaaaaatatagtttacaaataaaccttcaattttattataactacaaaattgtcactcaattttgaaatcaattaaaattttgactttttaatatagtatagatttacaCGTATAACTgacatataaaattatttaaattatattaattacgTAATACTTTTACTAAggtaatagaaaaataaaaaacctagGGAATAAAAATTGGTAAACCCATCACCATCCAAAATTTATGCATTAGTCATTTCCTATGAATccccaaaattttattttattgagaaaataaatcaataataactaacatttcattaaaagactacaaattaacaaaataagttttttttaaaaaaatataggaaTAATTTCGATTTCAATTTATTAAGCATTTATTCAACATCTTATTTGTAATAGGTCCATAATTCTAGCTCAACCAATTCATCATTTGATAAATTTGCATTTATTAACGATATTGGACAATTTCGTTCATTAACAAATAAGATATTGCATATATACATATCGAATATTTGctaataaatttcaaaaaatgaacGTGTTGTTAGAAGCAGTTGTTTTTGGTAACACGTTTTTCTCCATATCTTTTTTTATCTAAATTGTAACCTTGAATTCCCTTTAATTTACAAAATTgtcattcaaatcaatttcaaattgaatacTTCCTATAGTATAGACGTATTCGTGTCatgtatactttttttttaaggtAGTGGCATGTATACTTTTTAGTGTGTATTCTTGTTTGTTTTTAATTTCTCTTTCTTGTGAGTAAATGTTTGATTGCCAGataaaactttattttaaaTCGAAGAGTTCATTAAATGCATTACATGTAAGAGTTAAGCTTTCTATGTTAGActgtagtaatattttttcaaaaattttgggGAATTTTAAATCAggaaaaaataatacaaatttaaatttggtgtattttatttcaaatttcaaaggtcatatataaaatcaaaattcatcAAATTTTGTGTATTTTGCAACAAGTTATCGTTTATTCGTTTTTACACGAtcgattttttgtttttttcagaAGATAAACGATCTATTTGAATGTACAACAACTACAGCTGAATTGCAACGACCCACAGAAGATGATAAAAGAGCTGCAGCATGCCAGCATCACTGTTACTAGATCGTACAAATTCTTGAAATGTTTGTGAGACAATTTTTCCCTTTTCGTTGAGGCATTTGGTGGTTTTACCAATTTTAGATTTGTGTGAATTAATACTCCCTTGAGTGAGTGAGAGATAAAGATGTTAGGGATGCAATTAGACAAATTCacttgattttaaattaattccCGTAtcaacttttgtcatttttggcGTCCACCAATAATATGACACTTTTTTTTAGAGCATGACATCCACGTCTTTTCACTTTATCTTTACAAATACTctttatttagaaaaaaaaaaacatctaaaattcaatctcaaccacacatcttaTACAATTAtgagaccatttctccactacataaaaCATATTTTCTCAGTTAATGAGCCCAATTCATGATTTTCGGGCCAGCTTAATTGAGCTTGGACTATTTTTGATTCGAGTCACTATGGGTTAAAAAATTTGACCAtaaccctttatttttcttGGTTTATTTAGGCTGATCAATCGATTTCAAGCTAAATTATAATTCCCTAAACGAAACATATATAAACATTTTCTTATAGTTACTGTTTGTATAGTTGTTATCATGTATTAAAACATTAGGCATAACACTATTTTCCAACCATTTGTGTTTTTATTTAGTGTGTATTAcattcaaaatttgaaattaaaatgaaatatatttgtCATTTGGTAAAAAGTAGTAGCATGAAACAATCTTCTGCTTCTTCCACTTGTATGCCGCTTCCAAAAATTTAAGATTTATCGTCTGTGTTTCTTGTGGGAATAGGTAGTCAATATACTCCTCATACCTACACCATACCATAACATCACAATTTGTtgttaaaaataagaattttgaGAAACAAAAAGGGCAGAAAAGATACATACCCAGCTGGAGCATCCTCAGTTTCTATGTGCCTTCTCTTTTTTAGTTTCTCAAAGTCGATATATGCCTGTTTCAAATAGGTAGAAGATTAAAACATATATATCTAGTCAATTCACTACAGATTTATTTATATCAAACACAGGTAATGTTTGCAATATGTAGAGACTTGAGTACCTTCCATAATAACTCTGGCATATCTAGAGTAGGTTGGTCAATTGCAAGCTCAAGGAGAGCTCTGGCGCGTTCAGTTTCTGACAAGGATCTCTCCAACTCGGCATACTTGCTCCATGCATAATAGTTCTTGGGAGACCACTCCAAGTATTTTTTGTAAAGTTTCCTACATCGTTCTAGGTTACCAAGTTGCAGCTCTATCTCTATATACTTCTTAAAGATCTGCTTGCAATATGATAGTAAATTTAGAGCGCGGTTCAAGGAAGACCAGAGTATGAACCAAATAAAGATCTAAACTTTATATGAAATTTGTAGCAAACCTTGTCTTTGGGAGCCATACCAATTGCTGACCCCAATATTTTCCGAGCCCGATCAATATTTAATTGTCGCATTTCAAATTGTGCGGCCATTGCAAGCTGCCAAAACATATATCATGACGGTTACGATAACTGCTTACATCTCAACCTTGTACCATTGTCGGAATATGAGTTCCATCAATAGCTCAGATGCAATTCTAAAATAAAGTGaatacttaataaaataaaattatagcaTTTCATACAATTGAAAATATTATCAAACAGACTTATACCTTAAAGAAAGGGTTAAACCTTGTACTTTCCCGAATATTAGCTGGCATTCCTGTAGACGACTTAACCATCATTTTCGGTGCTATAGTGTTCAAGGCCTTTAAGGTTTTGTTGAAGTTTTGACTAATAGCAAAATGTGAACGACCAAACCTTTGACGATCATTACAAAATCGATCATTGTGTCCTACAATAAGCAAGAATGCCACCATTTCCTCAACACATATATATCTTGTATCTTCCAACAGTGTTTTCTCTGATAGTGCATAACTTTAGAAACGTGTCCGAGTATATTCTATGCAACTCTCGAAAACTCTGTGGATCTCCTTTGAGCATATCATGTACAAAATTGTATTCAATCCTAGTAATTGGCCGTCGCTTCAGAGAAGGTTCAATACTTCGAGGCATCACAATAATATttcctaataaaaaaaatcattgctTCAATCGCAGACATTAAGAACTTCACATTTTCATATAGTTCCATCTCTATATCTTCTTCTATTTCTTCTTACAATATATCATGCACTTTCAtgatgcatataaaatcaaatgaatTCTCCATATTAAATATTCCCAATTTAATTTGGAGTTCCAAAATGCTCTCAGCTTATAGTCAGAACCGAAACAAATACGCAAGAAAGAAACATCGACATTTTTAGTTGCTCAAATGTAAGTATCTAGATTTTCATCCACTCAAATTTTCACAACAGAATACATGTCCTCTACACAATTTAAGACAATTAACCAAATGTGTTAATCTTCTAAACACTTAAATTGGAGCAAAGGTTACAGAACTCTTATATGTAATTATAAATGAGGACTTGCAAGCAAGGTTTATGTCCCTGTTTATGATTATAAATATCAATAAGTCATTTTCTTATAGCTTGATAAAGAGTTGTGCAATGAACATTTGGGTAGAAAGCAAACTAATGAACTGTTAGAACTTAACATAACCGTGTAGTATCACGGACGACTAATGGCTCATTAAATAGAAACAGTTAACACCTCGAGAAAATTAACAACACTCAGAAGAAAGTTAAATGAAATATATGATAAACAAAAATCATCCTCCAATTAAAATTTCACACATAAGTCTCAACATCACAAAAAGATGCACCTAAAAAATTTAAGTATTTAATATCTAATACATGACTCAAATAAAAACCATCCTCTCATTTTGTAAAATATCCAATTAGCTCGTTCTTCAGGAGTCATCTTCAGTAaaccatcttttttttttttaatttggtgTCAAGCAAGTTAAAAGCCTTGATATGAATGCCTTCATCCAAATTTGGGATCTACTTGATAGAATCCCAGGTAGTATAAgctctctccctttctctttTCTTTAGTATGTTATAAACTCCTTGAAAAGTGGTTGTTCGTTTTTAAATTTCTTCCACAACGCCATTTTGAGGTATATTTTCAGTGGAGCAAGAATTTGCTTTATACTGAGCTCTACTTCTTTTGGCTTGACTTTTCTTTGGTTGGGGACCTCAGACACTTCAGGGGATCCTAAATGGGGTGTGGAACCAAATGCTGGATCATTTTGAGATAGTCCTACAAACATCTCATTTTCAGCATCATAAGTGAAATCTTCTATGCGCACATCTCTATTGTCATCATCTACTAATGTCCTTGCATCAGTTTCACCACCCAACCCAATTGAGCTTTTCCCTATAGCAACACTATTTCCTATAGCAATTTCCAAATCCTCATAATCAAGATATTCCACACGGCGCAAGTTCGCATCCTTTGGATGAGcctagcaaaaatttatttttttaatctattgTTTCACTATAtcctcaaaataaaataattttataattcaaTATGATGTTTAAGAAGCTTACCTGTAGATACTCATCCCATACTTCATCTGGAGCTGTAAACGTTTTGGTAGTAAAGTCATATCCAAAACCAGAGCTAAATCGCAATAGGTTTGAATAAGATAACCAACGATTTTTAAACCATTTCAGGTGACTTAGGTAATTGTTGTAAGTCTTATTACATCCAAGTCTTGAGTTAAGAGTGGGAAATATTCTTTCTTCCACCgttatttttgttaaaatacCACTATTGTCACGCCATCCCCGAGCTGCGGCATCAACCATAAGTTCTAACAGCAAGTCACTTTGTTCATTAGTCCATAACTCATAATTAGATACCTTCATTTCCGTATCTTGTTGTGAATCTCCATGCTAATATtactatattaaatattaacaGACACGAATTAAAATAAGCttgatatacatatatatatatatatatatatatatatatagagagagagagagagagagagttgggctaaaataaaaatagttttttttgtataaaataggaacataTCTCATCCATTGATTCTTAGAAATCTTATGGCCAGATTTCATCCTAAAtcctaacctaaatatacacgtCCCACATATAAGAGGATATTGATGTAAATTTTAACTTCATTTAGACGATTACTAGGATATGGTTATTTACTGACATATTCTTTCCATATCAATCCAAATCTTGTTTTCCTAAATCTTAACCTAAGCGTGTATTATCTTTAAAGCTCCTATGAAATTTTTTGCAGATTGAAATTCTATAGAATAAAAACGCAGAAAAGCTTAAATTCCTTTAATCTTCTTGTTGCTTGAAGATACATATGGAGTCGTCGATCCATATGGTCGTCATGAGTTGCATGATCTAGGTTACAATTCAGTACAAATTGTAGTACTGTCATTTTCAATTCATACATGATGATGTATTCGTTCATGACATACGTCCATGAACTAAATTATAATTCATCACGAATTTACATGATTCATacatttatttttgtaattcatACTGTTGTAACCTACAAATTATGATACTATTCCTTCACTCATGCTTTAAACTTTGACCCCTGGTTTTACTTATAGTATAACACGGATTTTTTAAGTAATATGATTCCATGAATTTATTATTGGATTCatacataataaatttaaagttcACGTCACAAGATTATGAACCAAACATGTATACAACACGAACTGAATTGTTGTGGTATGAATTATTGTTAAggtttcataaataaaaaaaaccaaCTTTACCACAAGGAGGGGAGAAGATGgcgtgatgaggagtaatatatgcggagcAGAGGAATAAACGCGGGCAAGGGAATCACCAGTGCCAGAGGAATGACCACCACCAGAGAAATGGTTCTCGCCAGAGGGATGACCACCATCAGAGAAAtggttctcgccagaggaatgaccaCTGTCAGAGAAATGGTTCCTGCCAGAGGGATGACCACAATCAGAGAAATGGTTCTCGCCAAAGGAATGGCTCTAGTCAAAAGAGTCATTAAAGAACAGAAGGACGATTTGCCcatgcgccagagcagagaaatcacccgccTATGAGCAAATTTACCACTATGCCCTCAACCACGCGAAGAGCATGTTCTTAGAGATGAagttactattttacccctagcatgtaatctataaatactcATGCACCCACACTCTGTAACATACACTCACTACTTTGAATACAACAACAATCTTATTTTCGACAATTCAACTATTTTCTCTCAACTTTCACGATCAAATACTAGGTAAACTTCGTGAAttagattaggtgttgataaaatactttatcagctggcgccgtctgtggaaaAAATGAGTTAAGGCGTGAGTTCCGACCACCTGCGCATGTAGATCTGTAATTACGGCCGGATTTACGTGCGCAGGCCCCAATTGATCCGTTGTTTTGAATACCCAAGTGAATCTAGACCGATAAATCCGTTTCTCGCTCCGATCTGTCTATTAATTCATAAGATTcgtagttttattgtttttctcgCATGTGCATGCTGGGAAAATGGGTGAGATCGAAAGTTGGGTATTAATCTATGGTTGTGTTCCATATTGTCATTATCAGTGCGTGCGATTGTCGTATTTTCTTACATGATCTCTATTTTTCTGATGAATCTAACATGTTTCACTAACAATCATGTGGTTGGTGCTctgttttttgtatttttggGTTTTCATGGTTGCTTTATCAGGTAATATGTCCTCTCTACCAACTTTGAATCCGGATCTGGGAGGAAATCTCCGCTACTCTCTATCTATGTTTGAATCCGTGTCCTCGGTTTATTTCCTAGTACACGGGGGTATTTCGAAAGGGATCTCATAAGGGCCTTCGCGCTAGTGTTCGGAATATCTTATATTGCGGCTTCCTCTGCCAAATGGTGGTTCGATTTGTTTTTATTAAGGTTTTTGCTCACATTTTTCACATGTAGGTACTATGGATTCTTCTGAGGCTCGCCGCACTCTCGAGAAGGAGTTCGATAACGCCAGGCTCAGCTCTGGCACCCGCACTGAGATACCCACCTCGCTGCTCAACAGTTTGCCAGTCAGCACTGTCTTCACTACACCGCCGGGTTTCTCTCAACACTTCCGCTACCCCGCTAACGAGTCAGAACATCACTccccagagatctgctctggtggccACTGGATCGAAACTGCAGGGTTTGGTCCCCACGTCTGGTGGCGGTCCGCTGAACTTTGTACTAACAGAACAGATGATGGCTCTGCTTAAATATGCTGCGGTGCGCCAGGCACTAGGGACTCCGCTACTATCGACTGTCCCCGCCACGACTCCTCTGTTGGGAATGCTCAACCAACAGGGCACTGAAATTCCGCCTCCCGCTGCTCCGGAGGTGAATGACCAACTCGCTAACAAACAAGCCGCGCTACCTAAGGAAACACAAAGGTTCCCTGCTGAGAAGGAACTGGAAAGGAGCCAAAGGGGAGCCGCGTCATGCTAAGTAGCATTATCAGGAAGGAGGGGGTAGACAAGTCTGACAGTCGCTCCATCACTCCCATGTTTGAGGAGGAGAGACCAAGGGAGAACGCGAAACTAAAAAACCAGGTGTCGCAATTGAAGAACCAGCTGAAGGATCTGGAGGATACTTTGAGAGAGAAATCCCAGAGGGTCGAAAGAGTGCAGAGGTCAGAGAGATCTCACAGGGTAGAGAAACCGTACCGGTCAGAGAAATCGCATCGGTCAGAGAGGTCACATCAGACTAGAAGGTCAGAGGGACGGGAGCAGGAGTATTCCTCTGGAAAATAGGAACATAGGGTCCACAAGCGCCATCATGCTCATGACTCGCCAAGGGAAAGAAGGGAGCACGGGAGGTATAAGGATGATAAGCGGGCTAGGACATCGAAAGCTCATACCACCACCAGCCGGAGCCCATTCTCCGCTGACATCCTAGCGGACACTCTGCTAAGAAGTTACAAGCCTATTTCACTAGATTATGACGGTACCACtgatccggaggtacaccttaACCGATTTGAGGGACTGGTTACACTGCACATGTATACGGAAGGCATCAAATGCCGAATATTCTCTACCACTCTAACTGGACCCGCCCAGTTGTAGTTTGGGACGCTAGCCCCGAATTCCATTCATTCTTTTGAAGATCTACAGACACATTTTCTACGACAATTCGCAAGTTCGCGAAGGGTTGGGAGGTCAGCCCTTTCCATGATGGACATCAAacaagatcaaaatgaaacattACGGGAGTACACCGCTAGGTttaatctcgctgctctggaggtgccagaggcggagTCGCAGATAAAGAACTGTGCATATGTCAGAGGACTGAAGTCAGGGCTCTTCTTCGATGAATTACAAATCAGGCCAGCACGGGATTTCGATGATATCATGGCAAGGCTACCAGGGTACTTGCAACTGGAGGACGCCAGGATGGCGCGAAAAGCTGAGAATGATAGACATAAGGCTAAAAGGGCAGAAGCTGCACCGGAGCAGAACAACAAGAGTCAGGACCGAGCACCTTTCAGAGGGTTGCCCCCGAGGTTCTTCCACCTCAAACAGAAGTGCCACCTCGCCAACAGCGCACTGTAAACGAAGTCAACCGTTTCGACGAATATACCCCCCTGAATAagccacaagaagaaattttccATTTGGTTAAGAATCAGCCATTTTTTCGGGCACCGAATACTTATAGGGACGGGCAGCCACAACAAGGACCCAACAACAAGCTATGTGAATACCATAATGCCTATGGACATTACACCAAATACTGTGGACACCTCAAGCATCAACTAGAACTCTTAGTACGCCAAGGCAACTTGGACCAGTTTATCGCCAGGGGAAATGGGGGTCAAGGGCAGCCACCGCAGAGAAACGACCATAGACAAGATCAAGGGAATGACCAGGATCGACGCCCGGAGAAAAACCGCGATCAACATAGAGGAGCCGTGCAGGGTCGGGCACCTCCCCACCCACCCAGAAGGGAAGTGCACATGATTTTTTGTGAGAATGGGATACCAACTTCCAATCGGACTAAGAAACAAGTAGTGCGGGCAGTAAGGTCAGGGTATTATCCCAAACAGGTAATGGAGATCACAGGCGCGACAGAGGAGCCGACCATC contains:
- the LOC130989446 gene encoding pre-mRNA-splicing factor clf1-like, producing MFWQLAMAAQFEMRQLNIDRARKILGSAIGMAPKDKIFKKYIEIELQLGNLERCRKLYKKYLEWSPKNYYAWSKYAELERSLSETERARALLELAIDQPTLDMPELLWKAYIDFEKLKKRRHIETEDAPAGYEEYIDYLFPQETQTINLKFLEAAYKWKKQKIVSCYYFLPNDKYISF